The region TGAGGTTTTTTACCAAATTCGTTTAGATTTTCCTTATGTCCATGTCTATTTATGTCTGCTTATTTGGTTCCTTCATGTGTATTGTGTATTCTGTACATTCTGTACATTAGGTATTAGTTATCATATGTTTGTTATTCAGACCAATCTTCATTACATAGATGTGTAAATGTGTGGATTACCATGTGATATTGTGTATACtgtttatgtttatgtttatgtttattCTCCCAACTCCCAATTTGGTGTATGGTAATATATATTCTTCCCAATTGTATATACAGTTTTAGCTAATATCTAATTTTTATCTTCCCTCTTTTTGCTAGGGGGTTAAGATTGAGGCCATTGCTAGAAACAATCTAATCACTAAATTTAAGAATGATCTACTTGAAGGGAAGGTTTACCGGATTTCGACTTTTATGGTTTCAACCAACAGTGGCTTTTTCATGGCTGCCAACAACGAGTTCAAGATCAATTTGATTGACAAAACTAAGGCTGTTCTTGAAGAGGATCCCTTGATTCCATTGAACATGTTTACCTTCAAGAATTCAGAAGAAATCATAGCCACTGGGGGTGATTATAACTACTTGATTGGTACAATCATTTTTCCTGGCCAAGTTCTTGCTTATTCTTTAGGATTTTAGGTTGATTCatgttaattaggttaataCCCTTGATTTTTTCTAACTTTCCCAACTCTCAATTTAACCTTACTTTTCTTGTCACATAATGTTTTTATGAATTCATGAAATATTCTCACTCATATGCTTTAACTTATTTTACTTATTAACTTATTTAACCCATTCCATCAATTGGCAGACATCATTGGCTTGGTTACTAACGTTTCCAAGGAAAAACAGTACAATAAGGGTTGTGGTGTTACTAGGATGATTGAGATGGAGTTGACTGATGATAAGTAAGAATTTCTTTCTAGCCACCTTACTCCCTGCCTTTGTATACGTGGAACAATTATAAATTTAAGCAAGCTGCATTCATAATCTAATTTGAGTAATTTTGTTTTCATTATATGTATAGGGGGAAGATTCAGTGTGCTTTATTTGGCAACTATGTTGATGTTGTTAAGGAATTAGTTGCTTCTAATGGTTATCGTATGGCTGTTGTGATTCTTCAATTTGTCAAGGTCAAGACATTCAAGGGTTAGTTaagattaatattattatattattataattttattggtGATCAGATTGTGTATGGTGAATTTGCTAACTGTCAATTCTTTTTTCAGGTGATGTTGTACTTCAAAATGTTATGAATGCTACAAATGTTATTTGGAACCCGACCACACAAGAGGTTGCTACTTTTCGTGATGGGTGAGTGAACGGATCATCTTTATTTTACATTTGACATTTGACATATTAGTTAACTCCATTAATGCCCTTATTTTGATTAATTGCAAGGTTGGCTATCCATGGAATTGAATCTGATGAGCTTATAGCTGATATAGCTGATTTTGCTGAGGACGATGATATCCGAGTCATTCCATTAGGTGAGGAGTTCCTTACTTTATATCCCAGGAAAACGATACAACAACTCAACACCAGTGCTGAGGTATGTTGTAGTTTATCACCTTATATCTGCATACAAATTTTCAAGCCATCCATAGCTATATATTGTACCCATACCCATCCTTAATTATTTGGTATGGTTATTTCATGTACATTCATGAAGGATGGAGTTTTTGTAGTTAGAGCTACAATATTAGATACATTAGATTCATGTACATGTAGATATATTAGATagtataaaatatataattgttatatatctaatatatatatatatatatatttatattccaTATATATTTGATTCTAGCAACATATAACTCAATAGATATTATCTCAGTAATTCCTGtccataaaatttaaaatatcttTGAATTCATGATACGTTTCTATTCTCAACCTTTTTCCAGTTCATCTTATAACCACACTGTTCATATTATCTGAACCAAGAAACCATTATCACCGTCAATTGATTAATCTCATCTCCCAAAGAAATAGTACGTGCTTGTGACCCAATTGTCAGGCAATTTTGTGTGCCAATTGAAGAAGGACTCCCTTAATCCTATTAAGTTGACACCTAGCATCAGATGACCTATTCTATCTGCCAGCAGGTGACGCATCCACCCAACGTGTTTCTCTGGCAAAGAAGAGCTCTTCAACAGGATGCTAattcataaatgaaattaattCCAACAGGCAAGAGTAcccaatttcaattttttccttttatggCACCTACCTGTATTCACCATCCAGAATCTCTCCTTACTTGTGAATAATCGTAACAATGAATAACAGGATGTTGAGATTATTCTTGCACCAGTATGCAGTAGGTGATTTCCCAAATCTCATTATGTCAGAGTATCTTCACCTAAGGCTCTgtctaaaaagaaaacaaaaatagacCGTAGTGTTCATTGCTTGGCATTATATCATCATATTATCCTCATCTACCCATCTCTATGTCTACACATATCTACCTTTTATGATGTCATGGTCACATATTCACATGCATATGCATATACATCAGCCTCCTTACACATACAGGTGCCTCATCATAATACATCATCCACGCTATCATCACCTTGGCCTTTATTATATATTGATCTTAACCAGCAACACTGTCAAACCTCCATATGTAAGagtttttaaaattcaaagaaCTCCAACTCTTCAAGCCATCTAAATTGTGCTGTACCACCATTCTTACAAGTCACCTTTTTTGAAGGCCAAAATTTCAGATCATTGCAGCCCCTCAATAGCGTCCCCATTCTCAGGTATCTAATTTTCTTTATTGTTTAAACACCTTGAAGGTGGAACAGTATCCTGTTGTTAACagtaaaacacaattttccccTCTTTCAAATATTGCTCACCACATTCTCAATATCAATTTGCCTCTCATACTGTTATTTCCTGTAGATATTACAAATCCACTTGACTACTCACGTGGCCGGTTGTCAAACAATAGACCAAGTTAGTACCTAACATATAGTAATTAGTTATGACTAATTACTAATTGTATTTGTAGTCATTACTCATATTTTCATCATCCTCCTTTTATTGATGTTGACAAATGTTGAGTAATTACACATGTATATCAGAAAAATCTACAAAGAGAGTTATGGAAAGAGGGTCATCTTCAACATTGAAACCAAAACGCTCACGTAGGAGAGTTGATTTCAGTAAGTTGCATCTTCCTATGTCAAATAATTGCATCCAGTTTAGGATTAATAATCATTATGTTAAATACCTGCAGTTGTACCATGGGAGTCATCAGTGGAAACCTCAGACCAATCACTATCTCAATTTGATGCCACAATGTTACCAGGTTTTTAGTTGTTCATTTAGCTGCACTGATTAAATATTTCGCTCAATTTCCATGAGATTAATTGTATTCCATTTAACCAATTACGTAAATCCCATACATGTATATATTATCATTGTGTATTTCACACTACAATTGTTTTAGGCATCCTTTCATAGCTCTGTCATCAATTATCATGAAGTCCCAAAAGATGTATATACATGTATAGCAATTTTATCAATGTTACTAGCTATTATCATGTACATGGATTTTATGTTTTATACTTCATAACTTTAATTGCTTATTTTTTTATCTACTGGTTACTAAGTTTTCACTACAAATGTCATTCACatttgcctttttttttaaataatgctTTGCCTAATGCTGAATGAGGTCTACAATATTGTAGGTAGTATTGACGATGAATTCAGCAGACGCAATAAATATTTTGACCTAGCTGAGTCACTAGGTTCCTCTTAACCTATACCTTATCAATATATTTTATACACATTTTCAGCGTCTTAATTTATTCTTAGTAAGGCTCATTTTACATATTGATATGTGACTATACGCTCCGCAAcataatattttcaaaaattaacTTCCAATAGTCCGATACAGAGTACATGGATTTTGGTGACATGGATCGTTGTTGTCACCATTGTGGTGCACTTTTTTGGTATGCTGAGAGACTTGCAAAGAGTAAACAATCGACTAACCCCAAATACTCAAAATGTTGCCTTCAAGGGAAGATAGATCTTCCATTCTTCCAATCTCCTCCGGATTTGCTAGCAAATTTACTGTCTGGAGTTGATCCGCGAAGTCGTCATTTCTTTGAGCATATTCGTACATACAATAGTATGTTCGCATTCACGTCGCTTGGCGGTAAAGTTGATGCTAATATGAATGACGGTGGTGGGCCTCCGCAGTTTGTCATTAGTGGACAGAACTATCATCGAATTGGAAGTTTGTTACCGATTGAAGGTCAAAAGCCCAAGTTTGCGCAACTGTACATATATGACACAAAAAATGAAGTTGGGAATAGGATGGATCATTTCAGGTTTCATTATT is a window of Lotus japonicus ecotype B-129 chromosome 5, LjGifu_v1.2 DNA encoding:
- the LOC130719731 gene encoding uncharacterized protein LOC130719731, which encodes MVSTNSGFFMAANNEFKINLIDKTKAVLEEDPLIPLNMFTFKNSEEIIATGGDYNYLIDIIGLVTNVSKEKQYNKGCGVTRMIEMELTDDKGKIQCALFGNYVDVVKELVASNGYRMAVVILQFVKVKTFKGDVVLQNVMNATNVIWNPTTQEVATFRDGLAIHGIESDELIADIADFAEDDDIRVIPLGEEFLTLYPRKTIQQLNTSAEDGVFVVRATILDTLDSCTCRYIR